From a single Nakaseomyces glabratus chromosome H, complete sequence genomic region:
- the SRP68 gene encoding signal recognition particle subunit SRP68 (CAGL0H00869g~Ortholog(s) have role in SRP-dependent cotranslational protein targeting to membrane, translocation and nuclear periphery, signal recognition particle, endoplasmic reticulum targeting localization), whose product MPIFSPINATYGVRVEQILETDQDFVKYHDKLNRKLQKLRHRCQGVTKDTKKYSEKEKFSKITSDNYDKQSKLYGVLYLLQVERDLSLVETLKLRGRQRGKLKRPERKVIQTRLKKVAKLVEGLVALTQNEQNYVTRLQYLIYSKLAKAEFILNGKLTTKKKAESDVAGLLALAFAGLQYLAEHNYISEDISSFIQSKYEYSLMQYAGNLVSNVRLQNFIIESLKSIGDKDEIVKLLLNNGFKLDIKEVDDTTTNSLTNINWRSFQAKITDREVSHLIELAESVEISKLSDYSSKLLYWEDALSKQEAVIANYDENESTENADIDDPQENNQILLSYVKYNKLMVNILRDNEICKELWQQWDKSCSTLSAKVVKYKELERITSNLSVFLHEVMELPGIYSDDELMYQLELLDLHYKTLLSSKALAYLYQSKGKYREALALHVRSFQELNSKLEQDMLYSNDEILPNSLFDKLDIEKNQSNIKAAWTGVIALAGYQKSLETTGKSKYKLSVIEKISNQKEIEASDVNISNLFPLTPHMQPVGAKPTLFDLAFNYIQYEKFEQRNITENKPAEKQSSEPENHKEEQPKKRGFLGLFGR is encoded by the coding sequence ATGCCTATTTTCTCACCAATCAATGCCACCTACGGTGTAAGAGTGGAACAAATCCTCGAGACTGATCAGGATTTTGTTAAATATCATGATAAATTGAACAGAAAGTTACAGAAACTCAGACACCGCTGTCAGGGTGTTACCAAGGACACCAAGAAGTACAGCGAAAAGGAGAAGTTCTCCAAGATCACTAGCGATAATTATGATAAGCAATCCAAGCTTTATGGTGTTCTTTACCTTTTGCAAGTCGAGAGAGACTTGAGTCTCGTGGAGACGTTAAAATTAAGGGGTCGCCAAAGAGGTAAGTTAAAAAGACCAGAGAGGAAAGTTATCCAAACTAGATTAAAAAAAGTTGCAAAATTAGTCGAAGGTCTAGTTGCTTTAACCCAGAACGAACAAAACTATGTCACTCGTCTTCAATACTTAATATATTCCAAGCTGGCAAAGGctgaatttattttgaatggTAAACTAACAACCAAGAAAAAGGCTGAAAGCGACGTTGCTGGGCTTTTAGCTCTAGCATTTGCTGGGTTGCAATACTTAGCTGAACACAATTATATCAGTGAGGATATTTCTAGTTTTATCCAATCAAAATATGAATACTCTTTAATGCAATATGCAGGAAATCTTGTTTCAAATGTGAGATTacaaaatttcattattgaGTCTTTGAAATCGATTGGTGACAAAGATGAGATTGTGAAGCTACTATTGAATAATGGCTTCAAGTTAGACATAAAAGAGGTAGACGATACAACCACAAATTCTTTGACCAATATCAATTGGAGATCCTTCCAAGCTAAAATAACAGATCGTGAAGTATCTCATCTAATAGAATTGGCCGAATCAGTTGAGATCTCGAAGTTGTCTGATTACAGCAGCAAACTACTATATTGGGAGGATGCCTTGTCTAAACAAGAGGCAGTAATAGCGAattatgatgaaaatgaatcCACCGAAAATGCAGATATTGATGATCCACAAGAAAATAATCAAATCTTACTTTCTTACGTCAAATACAATAAACTTATGGTAAACATCCTACGTGACAATGAGATTTGCAAAGAACTATGGCAGCAATGGGATAAATCTTGTTCAACTCTGTCTGCCAAGGTAGTGAAGTACAAAGAACTAGAACGTATAACCAGTAATCTCTCTGTATTTTTACATGAAGTCATGGAATTGCCAGGTATCTATTCGGATGATGAACTAATGTACCAACTCGAACTTCTGGATTTACACTACAAAACTTTGTTAAGCTCAAAGGCATTGGCATATCTTTACCAATCTAAGGGCAAATATAGAGAAGCTTTGGCATTGCACGTAAGATCATTCCAAGAATTGAACTCTAAACTCGAACAGGATATGCTTTACAGTAACGATGAAATTCTTCCTAATTCACTTTTTGACAAACTTGACATAGAAAAGAACCAAAGCAATATCAAAGCAGCCTGGACGGGTGTTATTGCTCTAGCAGGTTACCAAAAGTCCCTAGAAACAACAGGGAAGAGTAAATACAAGCTATCTGTTATTGAGAAGATTAGTAACCAGAAGGAAATCGAAGCTTCAGATGTTAATATCAGCAACCTGTTCCCATTAACCCCACATATGCAGCCTGTAGGAGCTAAGCCAACTTTATTTGACTTGGCTTTTAACTATATCCAATATGagaaatttgaacaaaGGAATATTACAGAAAATAAACCAGCTGAAAAGCAATCTAGTGAACCTGAAAACCATAAGGAAGAACAGCCAAAGAAAAGAGGTTTCCTTGGTCTATTTGGTCGCTAA